In the genome of Solibacillus silvestris, one region contains:
- a CDS encoding ATPase, translated as MCEQLQTIRQQLNERFYDREEEIEALLIALLSRQHLLFIGPAGTGKSVLSSMLGSIVEGSHCFQHLLTPFSTPEELFGVLSLKDLEQGIYKRNVTNMLPEAHFAFIDEIFKANSAILNSLLTLINERIYYNNGFPIASPLLTMVGSSNEYIEEGEGLEALFDRFLLRYEVNYIREEEAFIAMLKDERKKGISKITLDALTEHQQRTDKVAISDTIFKVVAKIRQALHDEGIRPSDRRFKQSLSILKAKAYLDGRTEVIREDLTILTNILWETIEQKPLTEQIINEVAFDTVEAFIHRTANEFEMIILTARNAMLQKSPFAKSELSQLLLQGKTLFVEVQNMSRQIPSRPELHSLKTEMHKQLLRITSDVIGF; from the coding sequence ATGTGTGAACAGCTGCAAACCATCCGTCAGCAACTGAATGAACGTTTTTATGATCGGGAAGAAGAGATTGAAGCATTATTAATTGCCTTATTATCACGACAGCATCTTTTATTTATCGGACCGGCGGGGACAGGAAAAAGTGTGCTGTCGTCCATGCTTGGTTCGATTGTCGAGGGAAGTCATTGTTTTCAGCATTTATTGACACCATTCAGTACACCGGAAGAATTGTTTGGTGTGCTGTCTTTGAAAGATTTGGAACAGGGGATTTATAAACGGAATGTGACAAATATGCTCCCGGAAGCCCATTTTGCGTTTATTGATGAAATCTTTAAAGCAAACTCTGCGATTCTGAATTCACTGCTCACACTTATCAATGAGCGGATTTATTATAACAACGGGTTTCCCATTGCTTCACCGCTTTTGACGATGGTCGGTTCCTCCAATGAATACATCGAAGAAGGGGAGGGACTAGAAGCATTATTCGACCGATTTTTGCTGCGCTATGAAGTGAATTATATTCGTGAAGAAGAAGCCTTTATTGCGATGTTAAAGGATGAAAGAAAAAAGGGAATTTCGAAAATAACATTGGACGCGCTGACCGAACATCAGCAAAGGACAGATAAGGTTGCCATTTCTGATACGATTTTTAAAGTGGTCGCTAAAATTAGGCAGGCACTTCATGATGAAGGGATTCGACCGTCCGATCGCCGTTTTAAACAGTCATTGTCAATTTTGAAAGCGAAGGCTTATTTAGACGGGCGTACAGAGGTGATTCGAGAAGACTTGACGATTTTGACGAATATTTTGTGGGAGACAATCGAACAAAAACCGTTAACAGAACAAATCATTAATGAAGTTGCCTTTGATACAGTAGAAGCGTTTATTCACAGGACAGCGAACGAGTTTGAAATGATTATTTTAACAGCAAGAAATGCGATGCTTCAAAAATCCCCGTTTGCTAAATCGGAGCTGAGTCAACTGCTCCTGCAGGGAAAAACATTATTTGTAGAAGTACAAAATATGAGCCGTCAAATCCCGAGCCGTCCGGAATTGCACAGTTTAAAAACGGAAATGCATAAACAATTGCTTCGAATTACTTCAGATGTCATCGGATTTTAA